One segment of Thamnophis elegans isolate rThaEle1 chromosome 16, rThaEle1.pri, whole genome shotgun sequence DNA contains the following:
- the LOC116519154 gene encoding sorting nexin-1-like, whose translation MASAGSPVDRLPPPFPVEAEAAEASPGDPQPDSDSDGEDIFTGNASKPEFPKKESPVTLENSLKTNGIQEEQDNLDLFADATVELSLDNTQNNPKKETTPVLSPVPSLEKPTPSSSKPQSKTEEELEEEEQEDQFELSVGVSDPEKIGDGMNAYVAYKVSTQTTLPMFRNQQFSVKRRFSDFLGLYEKLLEKHAQHGVIVPPPPEKSLIGMTKVKVGKEDSSSTEFLEKRRAALERYIQRTISHPTMLQDPDVREFLEKDELPRAFGTQTLSGAGLLKMFNRATDAVSKMTIKMNESDIWFEEKLQEVECEEQRLRKLHTVLEMLVTHRKELSLNTSQFAKSLAMLGSSEDNTALSRALSQLAEVEEKIEQLHQEQANSDFFLLAELLSDYIRLLAAVRGAFDQRMKAWQRWQDAQVTLQKKRETEARLLWANKPDKLQQAKEEISEWESRVTQYEREFERLSAILRKEVLRFEKEKTKDFRTHVTKYLETLLHSQQQLVKYWDAFLPEAKAIS comes from the exons ATGGCGTCCGCAGGCTCCCCGGTGGACCGGCTGCCCCCGCCCTTCCCGGTGGAGGCGGAGGCGGCCGAGGCGAGTCCCGGAGATCCCCAGCCGGACAGCGACTCGGACGGGGAGGACATCTTCACCGGCAACGCC AGCAAGCCAGAGTTCCCCAAGAAGGAATCGCCAGTGACGCTGGAGAACAGCTTAAAGACCAATGGCATCCAGGAAGAACAAGACAATCTGGATCTATTTGCAG ATGCCACTGTCGAATTGTCCCTGGATAATACCCAAAACAATCCAAAGAAGGAGACAACGCCAGTGCTCAGCCCTGTCCCCTCTCTGGAAAAACCAACTCCTTCCTCTTCTAAACCGCAGTCCAAAACCGAAGAGGAG CTGGAAGAGGAAGAGCAAGAGGATCAATTTGAACTTTCCGTGGGAGTGAGTGATCCCGAGAAAATTG GAGACGGAATGAATGCCTACGTCGCTTACAAAGTGTCCACCCAG ACTACTCTGCCAATGTTCAGGAACCAGCAGTTCTCCGTGAAGAGACGATTCAGTGACTTCCTGGGCCTGTACGAGAAGCTTCTGGAAAAACACGCCCAGCACGGGGTCattgttccccctccccctgagAAGAGTTTAATCG GGATGACCAAAGTCAAAGTTGGAAAAGAAGACTCTTCCTCCACAGAATTCTTAGAGAAACGAAGAGCTGCCTTAGAAAG ATACATTCAAAGAACCATAAGCCACCCCACCATGCTGCAGGACCCAGATGTCCGGGAATTCTTGGAGAAGGATGAG CTGCCacgtgcttttggcacgcaaACCTTGAGTGGAGCCGGGCTCCTGAAGATGTTCAACAGGGCGACGGATGCAGTCAGCAAAATGACCATCAAGATGAACGAATCGGACATT tGGTTTGAAGAGAAGCTCCAGGAGGTGGAATGCGAGGAGCAACGTCTGCGGAAGCTACACACAGTTCTCGAGATGCTCGTCACTCACAGAAAAG AACTGTCGCTGAATACCTCTCAGTTTGCCAAGAGCCTGGCCATGCTGGGCAGCTCGGAGGACAACACGGCCTTGTCTCGGGCCCTTTCCCAGCTGGCCGAGGTGGAAGAGAAGATCGAGCAGCTGCACCAGGAACAGGCCAACAGCGACTTCTTTCTCCTGGCGGAACTGCTGAGCGACTACATCCGTCTCCTGGCCGCTGTGAGG ggTGCCTTTGACCAGAGAATGAAGGCTTGGCAGCGTTGGCAAGATGCCCAGGTCACGCTGCAGAAGAAACGGGAAACTGAGGCCAGGCTTCTATGGGCCAACAAGCCCGACAAACTTCAGCAAGCCAAAGAGGAGATCTCAGAG tGGGAATCTCGCGTGACACAGTACGAAAGGGAGTTTGAACGGCTCTCTGCCATCCTCCGGAAAGAGGTCTTACGGTTTGAG AAAGAAAAAACGAAAGATTTCCGGACACATGTGACCAAATACCTGGAGACGTTGCTCCATTCACAGCAGCAG CTGGTGAAATACTGGGACGCCTTCCTTCCGGAAGCGAAGGCCATCTCCTAA